The following are from one region of the Capsicum annuum cultivar UCD-10X-F1 chromosome 1, UCD10Xv1.1, whole genome shotgun sequence genome:
- the LOC107853148 gene encoding B3 domain-containing protein REM10 has translation MKLMVQIVITYKPFQYLPKRFARENGLINKKCDLVISDERQRSWNLKLNTYNHGVYIREGWHGLCVDNDLKEGDCIKFEVVTNGGKPIWKFHGAANHKPFGQSHFVCIVRRYCLVNDFLVIPTKFELANGLSNKRCDLIIRDERERSWNVKLRSSGNRVCIRGGWDEFRDANFLKKGDCIMFEVVSNGNTPIWKYNGKFWGGCQTSQKTLTKQYEAVGDGKGN, from the exons ATGAAGCTGATGGTGCAAATTGTTATAACTTATAAACCATTTCAGTACCTTCCTAAACGATTTGCTCGGGAAAATGGTCTCATCAACAAGAAATGTGATTTGGTCATTAGCGATGAAAGACAAAGATCATGGAATTTAAAGTTGAATACCTACAATCATGGAGTCTATATTAGAGAGGGGTGGCATGGACTTTGTGTTGATAATGACTTGAAAGAGGGAGATTGCATAAAGTTTGAGGTTGTTACTAATGGAGGGAAACCAATCTGGAAATTTCATG GAGCTGCCAATCACAAGCCTTTTGGTCAATCACATtttgtatgcattgttagacgCTATTGCCTCGTCAATGATTTCTTG GTCATTCCTACAAAATTTGAACTTGCAAATGGTCTCTCCAACAAGAGATGTGATTTGATTATTAGAGATGAAAGGGAAAGATCGTGGAATGTTAAGCTACGTTCTTCTGGCAATCGTGTATGTATCAGAGGTGGATGGGACGAATTCCGTGATGCAAATTTCTTAAAGAAAGGAGATTGCATAATGTTTGAGGTTGTTTCTAATGGAAACACACCAATATGGAAATACAATG GTAAATTCTGGGGAGGATGCCAAACATCGCAAAAGACATTGACAAAACAATATGAAGCAGTTGGAGATGGGAAAGGAAATTAG
- the LOC107848608 gene encoding B3 domain-containing protein REM5-like isoform X1, with translation MKIPPKKPHFFKPLQKGFKHGLKIPTGFLKYLKGQDQIEHAVLRKGVKNWLVKVNCGRFEAGWAAFVEEHDLQLGDLLIFRHEGDMEFKVSIFDSSHCNREYAEYLQEEEGSDNVEEISKNFKLKDAGTHNPCDQSHFECTVKPYCISNGYLRLPKEFAMENNLINKKRCLIIRDERQRSWNLRLATHNSRVHIFGGWSKFRIANDLKEGDYMMFEVIADGEKPIWKFHGKDKKGQSPRGPSFALSNSACAPSGPARNQANRWKCEFKGKGSLESDRDADKPTSNVV, from the exons ATGAAAATCCCTCCAAAGAAACCTCATTTTTTCAAACCCCTTCAGAAAGGTTTCAAGCATGGTCTA AAAATTCCTACAGGTTTCTTGAAGTATCTGAAGGGACAAGATCAAATTGAACATGCAGTACTGAGAAAGGGGGTAAAAAATTGGTTGGTGAAGGTGAACTGCGGCCGATTCGAAGCAGGTTGGGCTGCATTTGTAGAAGAACATGATTTGCAATTGGGAGATTTGTTGATTTTCAGACATGAAGGAGACATGGAATTTAAAGTTTCCATCTTTGATTCAAGTCATTGCAACAGAGAGTATGCAGAGTATCTGCAGGAAGAAGAAGGATCCGATAATGTTGAAGAAATTTCCAAGAATTTTAAATTGAAAG ATGCTGGTACTCACAACCCTTGCGATCAATCTCATTTTGAGTGCACTGTCAAACCATATTGTATTTCAAATGGTTACTTG CGCCTTCCTAAAGAATTTGCAATGGAAAACAATCTCATCAACAAGAAACGTTGTCTGATTATCAGAGATGAAAGACAAAGATCATGGAATTTAAGGCTAGCTACCCATAATTCTAGAGTCCATATATTTGGAGGATGGTCTAAATTCCGCATTGCGAATGACTTAAAGGAGGGAGATTATATGATGTTTGAGGTTATTGCTGATGGAGAAAAACCAATATGGAAATTTCACG GAAAGGATAAGAAAGGGCAATCTCCTAGAGGACCCTCCTTTGCTCTATCTAACTCGGCATGCGCTCCTTCCGGCCCTGCGAGAAACCAAGCAAACAGGTGGAAATGTGAGTTCAAAGGTAAGGGATCTTTAGAGTCCGACCGAGATGCAG ACAAACCAACCTCCAACGTCGTGTGA
- the LOC107848608 gene encoding B3 domain-containing protein REM5-like isoform X2 — MKIPPKKPHFFKPLQKGFKHGLKIPTGFLKYLKGQDQIEHAVLRKGVKNWLVKVNCGRFEAGWAAFVEEHDLQLGDLLIFRHEGDMEFKVSIFDSSHCNREYAEYLQEEEGSDNVEEISKNFKLKDAGTHNPCDQSHFECTVKPYCISNGYLRLPKEFAMENNLINKKRCLIIRDERQRSWNLRLATHNSRVHIFGGWSKFRIANDLKEGDYMMFEVIADGEKPIWKFHGKDKKGQSPRGPSFALSNSACAPSGPARNQANRWKCEFKDKPTSNVV; from the exons ATGAAAATCCCTCCAAAGAAACCTCATTTTTTCAAACCCCTTCAGAAAGGTTTCAAGCATGGTCTA AAAATTCCTACAGGTTTCTTGAAGTATCTGAAGGGACAAGATCAAATTGAACATGCAGTACTGAGAAAGGGGGTAAAAAATTGGTTGGTGAAGGTGAACTGCGGCCGATTCGAAGCAGGTTGGGCTGCATTTGTAGAAGAACATGATTTGCAATTGGGAGATTTGTTGATTTTCAGACATGAAGGAGACATGGAATTTAAAGTTTCCATCTTTGATTCAAGTCATTGCAACAGAGAGTATGCAGAGTATCTGCAGGAAGAAGAAGGATCCGATAATGTTGAAGAAATTTCCAAGAATTTTAAATTGAAAG ATGCTGGTACTCACAACCCTTGCGATCAATCTCATTTTGAGTGCACTGTCAAACCATATTGTATTTCAAATGGTTACTTG CGCCTTCCTAAAGAATTTGCAATGGAAAACAATCTCATCAACAAGAAACGTTGTCTGATTATCAGAGATGAAAGACAAAGATCATGGAATTTAAGGCTAGCTACCCATAATTCTAGAGTCCATATATTTGGAGGATGGTCTAAATTCCGCATTGCGAATGACTTAAAGGAGGGAGATTATATGATGTTTGAGGTTATTGCTGATGGAGAAAAACCAATATGGAAATTTCACG GAAAGGATAAGAAAGGGCAATCTCCTAGAGGACCCTCCTTTGCTCTATCTAACTCGGCATGCGCTCCTTCCGGCCCTGCGAGAAACCAAGCAAACAGGTGGAAATGTGAGTTCAAAG ACAAACCAACCTCCAACGTCGTGTGA
- the LOC107848608 gene encoding B3 domain-containing protein REM17-like isoform X4, producing MEFKVSIFDSSHCNREYAEYLQEEEGSDNVEEISKNFKLKDAGTHNPCDQSHFECTVKPYCISNGYLRLPKEFAMENNLINKKRCLIIRDERQRSWNLRLATHNSRVHIFGGWSKFRIANDLKEGDYMMFEVIADGEKPIWKFHGKDKKGQSPRGPSFALSNSACAPSGPARNQANRWKCEFKGKGSLESDRDADKPTSNVV from the exons ATGGAATTTAAAGTTTCCATCTTTGATTCAAGTCATTGCAACAGAGAGTATGCAGAGTATCTGCAGGAAGAAGAAGGATCCGATAATGTTGAAGAAATTTCCAAGAATTTTAAATTGAAAG ATGCTGGTACTCACAACCCTTGCGATCAATCTCATTTTGAGTGCACTGTCAAACCATATTGTATTTCAAATGGTTACTTG CGCCTTCCTAAAGAATTTGCAATGGAAAACAATCTCATCAACAAGAAACGTTGTCTGATTATCAGAGATGAAAGACAAAGATCATGGAATTTAAGGCTAGCTACCCATAATTCTAGAGTCCATATATTTGGAGGATGGTCTAAATTCCGCATTGCGAATGACTTAAAGGAGGGAGATTATATGATGTTTGAGGTTATTGCTGATGGAGAAAAACCAATATGGAAATTTCACG GAAAGGATAAGAAAGGGCAATCTCCTAGAGGACCCTCCTTTGCTCTATCTAACTCGGCATGCGCTCCTTCCGGCCCTGCGAGAAACCAAGCAAACAGGTGGAAATGTGAGTTCAAAGGTAAGGGATCTTTAGAGTCCGACCGAGATGCAG ACAAACCAACCTCCAACGTCGTGTGA
- the LOC107848608 gene encoding B3 domain-containing protein REM8-like isoform X3, whose translation MKIPPKKPHFFKPLQKGFKHGLKIPTGFLKYLKGQDQIEHAVLRKGVKNWLVKVNCGRFEAGWAAFVEEHDLQLGDLLIFRHEGDMEFKVSIFDSSHCNREYAEYLQEEEGSDNVEEISKNFKLKDAGTHNPCDQSHFECTVKPYCISNGYLRLPKEFAMENNLINKKRCLIIRDERQRSWNLRLATHNSRVHIFGGWSKFRIANDLKEGDYMMFEVIADGEKPIWKFHG comes from the exons ATGAAAATCCCTCCAAAGAAACCTCATTTTTTCAAACCCCTTCAGAAAGGTTTCAAGCATGGTCTA AAAATTCCTACAGGTTTCTTGAAGTATCTGAAGGGACAAGATCAAATTGAACATGCAGTACTGAGAAAGGGGGTAAAAAATTGGTTGGTGAAGGTGAACTGCGGCCGATTCGAAGCAGGTTGGGCTGCATTTGTAGAAGAACATGATTTGCAATTGGGAGATTTGTTGATTTTCAGACATGAAGGAGACATGGAATTTAAAGTTTCCATCTTTGATTCAAGTCATTGCAACAGAGAGTATGCAGAGTATCTGCAGGAAGAAGAAGGATCCGATAATGTTGAAGAAATTTCCAAGAATTTTAAATTGAAAG ATGCTGGTACTCACAACCCTTGCGATCAATCTCATTTTGAGTGCACTGTCAAACCATATTGTATTTCAAATGGTTACTTG CGCCTTCCTAAAGAATTTGCAATGGAAAACAATCTCATCAACAAGAAACGTTGTCTGATTATCAGAGATGAAAGACAAAGATCATGGAATTTAAGGCTAGCTACCCATAATTCTAGAGTCCATATATTTGGAGGATGGTCTAAATTCCGCATTGCGAATGACTTAAAGGAGGGAGATTATATGATGTTTGAGGTTATTGCTGATGGAGAAAAACCAATATGGAAATTTCACG GATAA